One Oncorhynchus mykiss isolate Arlee chromosome 25, USDA_OmykA_1.1, whole genome shotgun sequence genomic window, AACCTGTTTCAGGTTAACGCTAACCACAGTGTCAGTGTGTGGACTAGTGGCTAACGCTAACCACAGTGTCAGTGTGTGGACTAGTGGCTAATGGTAGGCACGGCTAGCtcaaacactctcacacacagacactggtaCAGGTAGACAGACACTGGTGTGTGAGCCAGACACAGAACAAATTGAAGGAATTCCCCTCAGACTGCTTCTATCTGATTGGATCATGTTTCCAGACTATGTGAGTAGAATGTCTGGAAGTTAAGGGCTCTGGTGTGTTaaggtgtgtggtggtcagggtgtgtagtggtcagggtgtgtggtggtcagggtgtgtagtggtcagggtgtgtggtggttagggtgtgtggtggttagggtgtgtggtggtcagggtgtgtggtggtcagggtgtgtggtggtcagggtgtgtggtggtcagggtgTGTGGTGGTTAGGGTGTGTAGTGGTCAGGGTGTGTAGTGGtcagggtgtgtggtggtcagggtgtgtggtggtcagggtgTGTAGTGGTCAGGGTGTGTAGTGGTCAGGGTGTGTAGTGGtcagggtgtgtggtggtcagggtgtgtggtggtcagggtgTGTAGTGGTCAGGGTgtgtagtggttaggggttagggtgtgtagtggttagggtgtgtggtggtcagggtgtgtagtggttaggggttagggtgtgtagtggttagggtgtgtagtggtcagggtgtgtggtggtcagggtgTGTAGTGGTCAGGGTGTGTAGTGGTCCGGGTGTGTAGTGGttagggtgtgtggtggtcagggtgTGTAGTGGTCAGGGTGTGTAGTGGTCagggtgtgtgtagtggttagggtgtgtgtagtggttagggtgtgtagtggttagggtgtgtggtggtcagagtgTGTAGTGGTCAGGGTGAGTGGTGGTCAGGGTGTGTAGTGGtcagggtgtgtggtggtcagggtgtgtagtggttagggtgtgtggtggtcagagtgTGTAGTGGtcagggtgtgtggtggtcagagtgtgtagtggttagggtgtgtggtggtcagggtgtgtggtggtcagggtgtgtagtggttagggtgtgtggtggtcagagtgtgtagtggttagggtgtgtggtggtcagggtgtgtggtggtcagggtgtgtagtggtcagggtgtgtggtggttagggtgtgtgtagtggttagggtgtgtgtagtggttagggtgtgtagtggttagggtgtgtggtggtcagggtgTGTAGTGGTCAGGGTGTGTAGTGGTCAGGGTGTGTGGTGGTTAGGGTGTGTAGTGGtcagggtgtgtggtggtcagggtgtgtggtgggtggtcagggtgtgtagtggtcagggtgtgtggtggttagggtgtgtagtggtcagggtgtgtggtggtcagggtgtgtggtggatggtcagggtgtgTAGTGGTCAGGGTGTGTAGTGGttagggtgtgtggtggtcagggtgtgtgtagtggttagggTGTGTAGGGGTCAGGGTGTGTAGTGGTCAGGGTGTGTAGGGGTCagggtgtgtgtagtggttagggtgtgtgggggttagggtgtgtggtggtcagggtgtgtggtggttagggtgtgtggtggtcagggtgtgtggtggtcagggtgtgtgtagtggttagggtgtgtggtggttagggtgtgtggtggtcagggtgtgtggtggtcagggtgtgtgtagtggttagggtgtgtggtggtcagggtgtgtggtggtcagggtgtgtagtggttagggtgtgtggtggttagggtgtgtggtggtcagggtgtgtggtggtcagggtgtgtggtggtcagggtgtgtgtagtggttagggtgtgtggtggtcagggtgtgtagtggttagggtgtgtggtggttagggtgtgtggtggtcagggtgtgtagtggtcagggtgtgtggtggtcagggtgtgtgtagtggttagggtgtgtggtggtcagggtgtgtagtggttagggtgtgtggtggttagggtgtgtggtggtcagggtgtgtagtggtcagggtgtgtggtggtcagggtgtgtgtagtggttagggtgtgtggtggtcagggtgtgtagtggttagggtgtgtagtggttagggtgtgtggtggttagggtgtgtggtggtcagggtgtgtggtggtcagggtgtgtgtagtggttagggtgtgtggtggtcagggtgtgtagtggttagggtgtgtggtggttagggtgtgtggtggtcagggtgtgtagtggtcagggtgtgtggtggtcagggtgtgtagtggttagggtgtgtggtggtcagggtgtgtagtggttagggtgtgtggtggttagggtgtgtagtggttagggtgtgtggtggtcagggtgtgtggtggtcagggtgtgtggtggtcagggtATGTGGTGGTCAGGGTGTGTGGTGGGTAGGGGTGGagaaagtatccaattgtcatacttgagaaaaggaaagataccttaatagaaaatgactcaagtaaaagtgaaagtcacccagtaaaatactacctgGTGGTGCCCGCACCGTGCTCCAACCCACTCAACCGCCTGGTGGTGACATCACCGTGCTCCAACCCTCTCAACCGCCTGGAGGTGCCCGCACCGTGCTCCATCCCACTCAACCGACTGGAAGTGCCAGCACCGTGCTCCAACCCACTCAACCGCCTGGTGGTGGCATCACCGTGCTCCAACCCACTCAACCACCTGGTGGTGCCAGCACCGTTCTCCATCCCACTCAACCGACTGGAAGTGCCAGCACTGTGCTCCAACCCACTCAACCATCTGCTCTACCAACTGTCTGGCATTGTTTCTGCCCAGCCTGTAGCTCGTTTAATCTCAATGCATTAGTCTCAATCAGGGGTAGGATTGCAAAAGGCCATGGAattaccagggttggggtcaatcagagtcagtagaaaggcctctttagtgtcctacgttttcctAACTGGGACCTTAATTGCcttccgtctgtaagctgttagtgtcttaacgacggTTCCGCAGGTTcatgtttattaattgtttatgggtcattgaacaagcaggggaaacagtgtttaaaccctctaCAATGAAGATCTGGGGCGTTATTTGGATtattacaaattatctttgaaagacgggatcctgaaaaagggacttttttgttgttgttgttgttgttgttgagtttaGTAATTTCGGGAAATCTATGGATACGTTATAATGTTATATGACTACTAGAATGAATTGGTAGAAATGTATGTGTTTGACACAGGCTTATGTAATGTCCTCTGGTCAGTGTGTACAGCTGCAGGGATGATCTCAACATGTGCCACCCGTTTAAAGTCCCAAATAGGATTGTCAGACCAACAGAGACTCTAAACATAGTCTGCACTGTCCTACCTCtttacgtctctgtgtgtgtgtgtgtgtgtgtgttggtctgtgtgttaTACaatagtgtacaaaacattaggaacaccttcctaatattggaGTTGTacacccttttgccctcagaacagcctcagttcgtcaGGGCAtaaactctacaaggtgttgaaagcgttccacagggatgctggtccatgttgactccaatgcttaccacagttgtgtcaagttggctggatgtcctttgggtggtggaccattgtttatacacacaggaaattgttgcgcgtgaaaaacccagcagcgttgcagttcttgacacaaactggtgctcctggcacctactaccataccccgttcaaagacacttcaatatgttgtcttgcccattcaccctctgaatgactcacgtacacaatccatgtctcatgtctcaaaataattatttatcccgtctcctccccttcatctacactgatttgaagtgggtTTAATAGGTGACAATAAGGGATcagagctttcacctggattcacctggtcagtctacgtcatggaaacagctggtgttcataatgtttaTATACTCAAGTGTATGTTTCTGTGGTCCTTTCATGTGTTATCTGATTCTAGGATTCTGTAACCATCAAAAATACAGTTTGGTACTATCATGATGCATCAATAAGCTAGAAAGAGTTAAACTATTGGCCAGTCTCTGTAGTTCTGATGTTCCACAATACTGTATGAAGGATCAATAAGCTAGAAAGAGTTAAACTATTGGCCAGTCTCTGTAGTTCTGATGTTCCACAATACTGTATGAAGGATCAATAAGCTAGAAATAGTTAAACTATTGGCCAGTCTCTGTAGTTCTGATGTTCCACAATACTGTATGAAGGATAAATAAGTTAGAAATAGTTAAACTATTGGCCAGTCTCTGTAGTTCTGATGTTCCACAATACTGTATGAAGGATCAATAAGTTAGAAATAGTTAAACTATTGGCCAGTCTCTGTAGTTCTGATGTTCCACAATACTGTATGAAGGATCAATAAGTTAGAAATAGTTAAACTATTGGCCAGTCTCTGTAGTTCTGATGTTCCACAATACTGTATGAAGGATCAATAAGTTAGAAAGAGTTAAACTATTGGCCAGTCTCTGTAGTTCTGATGTTCCACAATACTGTATGAAGGATAAATAAGTTAGAAATAGTTAAACTATTGGCCAGTCTCTGTAGTTCTGATGTTCCACAATACTGTATGAAGGATCAATAAGTTAGAAATAGTTAAACTATTGGCCAGTCTCTGTAGTTCTGATGTTCCACAATACTGTACATAGGCTCATATATCATAGCATAAtacatcaacacattaacaatCATCTGGTGCCTGTATAACCCAGTCACAGTCACGGGTATAGGAACACCTCCTATAGGATAGCTTAGAATATGACTGTAGGTTGCATATCTGCCAAAAAGAAAAGCTGAGCAGCTGACAaggtcctgctctgtgccagctgggtcctgctctgtgccagctgggtcctgctctgtgccagctgggtcctgctctgtgccagctgggtcctgctctgtgccagctgggtcctgctctgtgccagctgggtcctgctctgtgccagcttcctgctctgtgccagctgggtcctgctctgtgccagctgggtcctgctctgtgccagctgggtcctgctgggtcctgctctgtgccagctgggtcctgctctgtgccagctgggtcctgctctgtgccagctgggtcctgctctgtgccagctgggtcctgctgggtcctgctctgtgccagctgggtcctgctctgtgccagctgggtcctgctctgtgccagctgggtcctgctctgtagaagctgggtcctgctctgtgccagctgggtcctgctctgtgccagctgggtcctgctgggtcctgctctgtgccagctgggtcctgctctgtgccagctgggtcctgctctgtgccagctgggtcctgctctgtgccagctgggtcctgctgggtcctgctctgtgccagctgggtcctgctgggtcctgctctgtgccagctgggtcctgctctgtgACAGCTGGGTCCTgctgggtcctgctctgtgccagctgggtcctgctctgtgccagctgggtcctgctctgtgcgagctgggtcctgctctgtgccagctgggtcctgctgggtcctgctctgtgccagctgggtcctgctgggtcctgctctgtgccagctgggtcctgctgggtcctgctctgtgccagctgggtcctgctctgtgccagctgggtcctgctctgtgccagctgggtcctgctctgtgccagctgggtcctgctctgtgccagctgggtcctgctctgtgccagctgggtcctgctctgtgccagctgggtcctgctgggtcctgctctgtgccagctgggtcctgctgggtcctgctctgtgccagctgggtcctgctgggtcctgctctgtgccagctgggtcctgctctgtgccagctgggtcctgctgggtcctgctctgtgccagctgggtcctgctctgtgccagctgggtcctgctctgtgccagctgggtcctgctctgtgccagctgggtcctgctctgtgccagctgggtcctgctctgtgccagctgggtcctgctgggtcctgctctgtgccagctgggtcctgctctgtgccagctgggtcctgctctgtgccagctgggtcctgctctgtgccagctgggtcctgctctgtgccagctgggtcctgctgggtcatgctctgtgccagctgggtcctgctctgtgccagctgggtgtgccagctgggtcctgctctgtgccagctgggtcctgctctgtgccagctgggtcctgctctgtgccagctgggtcctgctctgtgccagctgggtcctgctctgtgccagctgggtcctgctctgtgccagctgggtccttCTGGGTCCTtctctgtgccagctgggtccttCTGGGTCCTtctctgtgccagctgggtcctgctctgtgccagctgggtccagctgggtcctgctctgtgccagctgggtcctgctgggtcctgctctgtgccagctgggtcctgctctgtgccagctgggtcctgctctgtgccagctgggtcctgctctgtgccagctgggtcctgctctgtgccagctgggtcctgctctgtgccagctgggtcctgctctgtgccagctgggtcctgctctgtgccagctgggtcctgctctgggtccagctgggtcctgctctgtgccagctgggtcctgctctgtgccagctgggtcctgctctgtgccagctgggtcctgctctgtgccagctgggtcctgctctgtgccagctgggacctgctctgtgccagctgggtcctgctctgtgccagctgggtcctgctctgtgccagctgggacctgctctgtgccagctgggtcctgctctgtgccagctgggtccagctgggtcctgctctgtgccagctgggtcctgctctgtgccagctgggtcctgctctgtgccagctgggtcctgctctgtgccagctgggtcctgctctgtgccagctgggtcctgctctgtgccagctgggtcctgctctgtgccagctgggtcctgctctgtgccagctgggtccagctgggtcctgctctgtgccagctgggtcctgctctgtgccagctgggtcctgctctgtgccagctgggtcctgctctgtgccagctgggtcctgctctgtgccagctgggtccagctgggtcctgctctgtgccagctgggtcctgctctgtgccagctgggtcctgctctgtgccagctgggtcctgctctgtgccagctgggtcctgctctgtgccagctgggtcctgctctgtgccagctgggtcctgctctgtgccagctgggtcctgctctgtgccagctgggtcctgctgagtcctgctctgtgccagctgggtcctgctctgtgccagctgggtcctgctctgtgccagctgggtcctgctgagtcctgctctgtgccagctgggtcctgctgagtcctgctctgtgccagctgggtcctgctgagtcctgctctgtgccagctgggtcctgctgagtcctgctctgtgccagctgggtcctgctgagtcctgctctgtgccagctgggtcctgctgagtcctgctctgtgccagctgggtcctgctgagtcctgctctgtgccagctgggtcctgctgagtcctgctctgtgccagctgggtcctgctctgtgccagctgggtccagctgggtcctgctctgtgccagctgggtcctgctctgtgccagctgggtccagctgggtcctgctctgtgccagctgggtccagctgggtcctgctctgtgccagctgggtcctgcttggtcctgctctgtgccagctgggtcctgctctgtgccagtCGGGTCCTGCTGagtcctgctctgtgccagctgggtcctgctgAGTCCTGCTCTGTGCCAGTTGGGacctgctctgtgccagctgggtcctgctTTGTGCAAGCTGGGTCCTTCTGGGTCatgctctgtgccagctgggtcctgctctgtgccagccGGGTCCTGCTGagtcctgctctgtgccagccGGGTCCTGCTtggtcctgctctgtgccagctgggtcctgctgGGTTCTGCTGagtcctgctctgtgccagccGGGTCCTGCTGagtcctgctctgtgccagccGGGTCCTGCTGagtcctgctctgtgccagccGGGTCCTGCTtggtcctgctctgtgccagctgggtcctgctgGGTTCTGCTGagtcctgctctgtgccagccGGGTCCTGCTGagtcctgctctgtgccagctgggtcctgctgagtcctgctctgtgccagctgggtcctgctgAGTCCTGCTCTGTGCCAGTTGGGacctgctctgtgccagctgggtcctgcaTTGTGCCAGCTGGGTCCTTCTGGGTCatgctctgtgccagctgggtcctgtTTTGTGCCAGCTGGGTCCTTCTGGGTCatgctctgtgccagctgggtccttCTGGGTCatgctctgtgccagctgggtcctgctctgtgccagctgggtccttCTGGGTCatgctctgtgccagctgggtccttCTGGGTCatgctctgtgccagctgggtcaTGCTCTGTGCCAGCTTGGTCCTTCTGGGTCatgctctgtgccagctgggtccttCTGGGTCatgctctgtgccagctgggtcatgctctgtgccagctgggtccttCTGGGTCatgctctgtgccagctgggtccttCTGGGTCatgctctgtgccagctgggtcaTGCTCTTTGCCAGCTGGGTCCTTCTGGGTCatgctctgtgccagctgggtccttTTGGGTCatgctctgtgccagctgggtcatgctctgtgccagctgggtcctgctTTGTGCCAGCTGGGTCCTTCTGGGTCatgctctgtgccagctgggtcctgctTTGTGCCAGCTGGGTCCTTCTGGGTCatgctctgtgccagctgggtcctgctctgtgccagctgggtccttctgggtcctgctctgtgccagctgggtccttCTGGGTCatgctctgtgccagctgggtccttctgggtcctgctctgtgccagctgggtccttCTGGGTCatgctctgtgccagctgggtccttctgggtcctgctctgtgccagctgggtccttCTGGGTCatgctctgtgccagctgggtccttCTGGGTCatgctctgtgccagctgggtccaGTTTATCTAATTGGAGGATATGGTTATTCCGGTTTTTAATTTCTGAtgacgatgagacggcctatagggaggaggtcagagacctggcagtatgttgccaggacaacaacctctccctcaacgtcagcaagaccgCTGAACATCGtcttcggtgatcaggcctacaacggccgtgtcgtcagcaaacttaatgatgttgttgggAGCCGTGCATGGCACTCAGTCGTGGGACAGGAAGTGGacggggagaacaggaggggactgagcacgcacgtCTGAGGGGCCCCCCCAatttgagggtcagcgtggtggacgtgttgttgcctaccctcaccacctgggggcggcccgtctggaaggccaggatccagtttcagagggaggtgttcagtcccagggtccttcgcttagtgatgagcttcgtgggcactatggtgttgaaccctgagctgtagtcaatgagcatcattctcacataggtgttcctcttgtccaggtgggaaagtgtggagtgcaaaagaGATTGTGTCAtccgtggatctattggggcggtaatgCAAATTGTAGTTGGTCCAGTGTTtctgatggtgttgatgtgagccatgaccagcctttcaaagcatttcatggctacagatgagAGTGCTACggagcgatagtcatttagacaggttaacttagtgttcttgggcacaggggacaatggtggtctg contains:
- the LOC118944373 gene encoding uncharacterized protein LOC118944373, translating into MLCASWVLLGHALCQLGPALCQLGPSGSCSVPAGSFWVMLCASWVLLGHALCQLGHALCQLGPSGSCSVPAGSFWVMLCASWVMLFASWVLLGHALCQLGPFGSCSVPAGSCSVPAGSCFVPAGSFWVMLCASWVLLCASWVLLGHALCQLGPSGSCSVPAGSSLSNWRIWLFRFLISDDDETAYREEVRDLAVCCQDNNLSLNVSKTAEHRLR